A genome region from Streptomyces xanthophaeus includes the following:
- a CDS encoding crotonase/enoyl-CoA hydratase family protein, whose protein sequence is MADEQASVRVERDGPVYTVILSRPGVRNAVDGPTAAQLADAFRDFEADEDAAVAVLWGEGGTFCAGADLKAIGTERGNQVLATGDGPMGPTRMRLGKPVIAAVAGHAVAGGLELALWCDLRVVEEDAVFGVFCRRWGVPLIDGGTVRLPRLIGESRAMDLILTGRPVPAAEAQAIGLANRVVPTGRSRAAAEELAREIAGFPRICLRHDRLSVLEQHGLAEEDALAGEFRHGLVPLTAGETQAGAGRFAAGAGRHGTFGQ, encoded by the coding sequence ATGGCGGACGAGCAGGCCTCGGTGCGGGTCGAGCGGGACGGCCCCGTGTACACGGTGATCCTGAGCAGGCCAGGAGTACGCAACGCCGTGGACGGACCGACGGCGGCACAACTGGCCGATGCGTTCCGGGACTTCGAGGCCGACGAGGACGCGGCCGTCGCCGTGCTCTGGGGCGAGGGCGGAACGTTCTGCGCGGGCGCCGACCTCAAGGCCATCGGCACCGAGCGCGGCAACCAGGTGCTCGCCACCGGCGACGGACCCATGGGGCCGACCCGGATGCGGCTCGGCAAGCCGGTGATCGCGGCCGTCGCGGGGCACGCGGTGGCGGGCGGCCTGGAACTGGCGCTCTGGTGCGACCTGCGGGTCGTGGAGGAGGACGCGGTGTTCGGTGTGTTCTGCCGCCGCTGGGGCGTTCCCCTGATCGACGGCGGCACGGTCCGGCTGCCCCGCCTGATCGGCGAGAGCCGGGCCATGGACCTGATCCTGACGGGCCGTCCGGTCCCGGCGGCCGAAGCGCAGGCGATCGGGCTGGCCAACCGCGTCGTCCCCACGGGCCGATCGAGGGCGGCCGCGGAGGAACTGGCCCGCGAGATCGCCGGGTTCCCCCGGATCTGCCTGCGCCACGACCGGCTGTCCGTCCTGGAACAGCACGGACTGGCCGAGGAGGACGCGCTGGCGGGGGAGTTCCGGCACGGCCTGGTGCCGCTGACCGCGGGTGAGACCCAGGCCGGGGCGGGCCGGTTCGCGGCCGGGGCGGGCAGACACGGCACCTTCGGGCAGTAG
- a CDS encoding response regulator, producing MPTVLVVDDQLLIRAGLVSLLNAAPGLSVAGEACDGEEAVRLAEATAPDVILMDLRMPGTDGITATQRILRRAGDTGGTPPRILVLTTFDLDEYVYNALRAGACGFLLKETPPERLVAAIHTVASGDMLFAPTVTRRLIEAYHPGPTPPGAIAPDWHTVTGRERDVLRLVATGATNTEVARQLFISEATVKTHLNRAMAKLGLSSRAQVVVFAYETALVTPGGPTNLPGSDPAAGGPG from the coding sequence ATGCCCACGGTACTGGTGGTCGACGATCAACTGCTCATCCGTGCCGGACTGGTGTCCCTGCTGAACGCCGCGCCAGGACTGTCCGTGGCCGGCGAGGCGTGCGACGGGGAAGAAGCCGTCCGGCTCGCCGAGGCCACCGCCCCCGACGTCATCCTCATGGACCTCCGGATGCCGGGCACCGACGGCATCACCGCGACACAGCGCATCCTCCGCCGCGCGGGCGACACGGGCGGAACACCGCCGAGGATCCTGGTGCTGACCACCTTCGACCTCGACGAATACGTCTACAACGCCCTGCGCGCGGGCGCCTGCGGGTTCCTGCTCAAGGAAACGCCTCCCGAGCGCCTGGTCGCCGCCATCCATACCGTCGCCTCGGGAGACATGCTCTTCGCGCCGACCGTCACCAGGCGCCTGATCGAGGCGTACCACCCGGGGCCGACACCGCCGGGGGCCATCGCCCCGGACTGGCACACCGTGACCGGCCGTGAGCGCGACGTCCTGCGTCTCGTGGCCACGGGCGCGACGAACACGGAAGTCGCCCGGCAGCTCTTCATCAGCGAAGCCACCGTGAAGACCCACCTCAACCGCGCGATGGCCAAGCTCGGGCTCTCCAGCCGGGCCCAGGTCGTCGTCTTCGCCTACGAGACGGCGCTCGTGACGCCGGGTGGCCCGACGAACCTGCCCGGCTCCGACCCGGCTGCGGGCGGGCCGGGCTGA
- a CDS encoding sensor histidine kinase gives MHAGSGFLDRLGGRYRPLAVDSLLALGYVGAGLLLGQEQPPAGWRSVDGLGAVLTALVGLVMVARRLAPVVVFGASSALWTVFIACGYWPVVNSMPSLLGLYTVAATRRPRTALVCAAVVAGVWVYAGIGNIDHSSMPTVLAQALLFPAVVLVVGRGSGALAERNRQFAELTSQLRGQQEENARQALTEERVRIARELHDVVAHHMSVISLQAGMASYVFPSDPAASRRALDTIADTSREALEEMRRMLVLLRVGQEGVRDGQRDGPEEDGAAYAPAPGVDLLDRLLERVRGAGAEVTMEITGSPIRLPQGMALCVYRVVQEALTNVLKHAGPTRAAVTIRYERRTVVVCVTNEGGDNFQPNREMSPGHGLIGMRERAKIYGGSVTAGPRALGGFEVRLTLPAPTTSDRPPGGLPAPGTGDVHIR, from the coding sequence ATGCACGCTGGATCGGGATTCCTCGACAGGCTCGGGGGAAGGTACCGGCCGCTGGCGGTCGACTCGTTGCTCGCGCTGGGCTACGTCGGCGCCGGGCTGCTGCTGGGGCAGGAGCAGCCGCCGGCCGGATGGCGCTCCGTGGACGGCCTGGGGGCGGTCCTGACCGCCCTGGTGGGTCTGGTCATGGTGGCCCGCCGCCTCGCGCCCGTCGTGGTGTTCGGCGCCAGCAGTGCGCTGTGGACCGTGTTCATCGCCTGCGGGTACTGGCCGGTGGTCAATTCGATGCCCTCGCTCCTGGGCCTGTACACGGTGGCGGCGACCCGCCGCCCCCGAACCGCGCTCGTGTGCGCGGCCGTCGTGGCGGGGGTGTGGGTGTACGCCGGGATCGGCAACATCGACCACAGCTCCATGCCGACCGTCCTCGCCCAGGCGCTCCTGTTCCCGGCCGTCGTCCTCGTCGTCGGGCGCGGCTCGGGAGCACTCGCCGAGCGGAACAGGCAGTTCGCCGAACTGACCTCCCAGCTGCGCGGCCAGCAGGAGGAGAACGCACGCCAGGCCCTCACGGAGGAACGGGTGCGCATCGCACGGGAACTGCACGACGTGGTCGCCCACCACATGTCGGTGATTTCGCTCCAGGCGGGCATGGCCTCGTACGTGTTCCCCTCGGACCCGGCGGCGAGCCGGCGGGCCCTGGACACCATCGCCGACACCAGCAGGGAGGCGCTGGAGGAGATGCGCCGGATGCTCGTGCTCCTGCGCGTCGGCCAGGAAGGGGTGCGGGACGGACAGCGGGACGGACCGGAGGAGGACGGCGCCGCCTACGCCCCGGCCCCCGGGGTCGACCTGCTGGACCGGCTGCTGGAGCGGGTGCGGGGCGCGGGGGCCGAGGTCACCATGGAGATCACGGGATCCCCGATCCGGCTTCCACAGGGCATGGCGCTGTGCGTCTACCGGGTGGTCCAGGAGGCGCTGACGAATGTGCTCAAGCACGCGGGACCGACCCGGGCAGCTGTGACGATCCGTTACGAACGCCGTACCGTCGTGGTGTGCGTGACGAACGAGGGAGGCGACAACTTCCAGCCAAACAGGGAGATGTCACCTGGTCACGGCTTGATCGGCATGAGGGAGCGCGCGAAGATCTACGGCGGGTCGGTCACCGCCGGCCCCCGCGCCCTCGGCGGATTCGAGGTACGGCTCACCCTTCCGGCGCCCACCACCAGTGACCGGCCGCCGGGTGGCCTCCCGGCCCCGGGCACCGGGGACGTCCATATCCGATGA
- a CDS encoding SDR family NAD(P)-dependent oxidoreductase, translated as MSMTYRGTTALITGASAGLGVEFARQWAERGADVVLVARRVDRLEELAADLERRYGVTARPIAADLARPGAAAALRAELDALGVPVHTLVNNAGFGTHGPFAGEDPARISEMIQLNVLAVTELTREFLPGLTADGRGALVTVASAAAYQPTPAMAVYGATKAFVLNFTEAVAYETRASSLRVLAVSPGPVRTEFFDVVGSRDAAVGRMATPEQVVTAARRALERGKTPPSIVVGLGNRLSATASALVPRRLALTVAGRALKA; from the coding sequence ATGTCTATGACATACCGCGGAACCACAGCCCTGATCACCGGGGCGAGTGCAGGCCTCGGCGTCGAGTTCGCCCGGCAGTGGGCCGAGCGCGGGGCGGACGTCGTCCTCGTCGCCCGGCGCGTCGACCGGCTGGAGGAACTGGCCGCGGACCTGGAGCGCCGGTACGGGGTCACGGCCCGCCCGATCGCCGCCGACCTCGCCCGGCCCGGCGCCGCGGCAGCGCTGCGCGCGGAGCTCGACGCACTCGGCGTACCGGTCCACACGCTGGTCAACAACGCGGGCTTCGGCACCCACGGCCCCTTCGCCGGCGAGGACCCCGCCCGGATCAGCGAGATGATCCAGCTCAACGTGCTCGCGGTCACGGAACTGACCAGAGAGTTCCTGCCCGGCCTGACGGCCGACGGCCGGGGCGCCCTCGTCACCGTGGCCAGCGCGGCCGCCTACCAGCCGACCCCGGCGATGGCGGTCTACGGCGCCACGAAGGCCTTCGTCCTGAACTTCACCGAGGCCGTCGCGTACGAGACGCGCGCCTCCTCCCTGCGGGTGCTCGCCGTCTCGCCGGGGCCGGTCCGCACCGAGTTCTTCGACGTCGTCGGCAGCCGCGACGCCGCCGTCGGCCGGATGGCCACCCCGGAGCAGGTCGTCACCGCCGCGCGCCGGGCACTGGAACGCGGAAAGACCCCGCCCAGCATCGTCGTCGGCCTCGGCAACCGGCTCTCCGCCACGGCGTCCGCCCTGGTCCCCCGCCGCCTCGCGCTGACCGTGGCGGGGCGCGCCCTCAAGGCGTGA
- a CDS encoding TetR/AcrR family transcriptional regulator, with product MADADAPYHHGNLREALLARAETVLTASGADSLSLRALARDLGVSHAAPGRHFRDRQALLDALAVGGFTRLNERLRAAVGEPGPVTARLACMGRAYIGFAVAHAPLLSLMFTAKHADHSSAELRELGHQSLEIAAELIALAQREGVVRAGDPARLAQVAFSVVHGLAALAVGSLLEDTPLDEATDLALDVLLTGLGTARRDRQDTP from the coding sequence TTGGCCGACGCCGATGCGCCCTATCACCACGGCAATCTCAGGGAGGCCCTGCTGGCGCGCGCCGAGACCGTGCTCACGGCCTCGGGGGCGGACAGCCTCTCCCTCCGCGCCCTCGCACGCGACCTCGGCGTCAGCCATGCGGCGCCCGGCCGCCACTTCCGCGACCGGCAGGCACTGCTGGACGCGCTCGCCGTGGGCGGCTTCACCCGGCTCAACGAACGCCTCCGGGCCGCCGTGGGCGAGCCCGGCCCCGTCACCGCACGGCTCGCCTGCATGGGTCGCGCGTACATCGGCTTCGCCGTCGCGCACGCCCCGCTGCTGAGCCTGATGTTCACGGCCAAGCACGCCGACCACTCCAGCGCCGAACTCCGCGAGCTCGGCCACCAGAGCCTGGAGATCGCCGCCGAACTGATCGCCCTCGCGCAGCGGGAGGGTGTCGTACGGGCGGGCGATCCGGCCCGGCTCGCCCAGGTCGCCTTCTCCGTGGTGCACGGCCTCGCGGCCCTGGCCGTCGGCTCCCTCCTCGAGGACACGCCGCTGGACGAGGCGACCGACCTCGCCCTCGACGTCCTGCTCACGGGCCTCGGCACGGCCCGCCGCGACCGGCAGGACACCCCGTAG
- a CDS encoding ATP-binding protein has translation MLPAIAVVAAACLVGALASSSGPLGTALIAVGAVCTAAVLVEVRRRGRALAAGRAQVAALQHALARQETEAARLSRSVLPEAIERLRKGEPAEEVLTALGGRGGHGSRWGDDEALTPRFRAALQAVLAHVVDAVDNEESLRDSAQRAFVNVARRVQAIVHQQAHEMREMEDRHGSNPDVFGDLLRLDHGTALIGRLADSISVLGGARPGRQWSRAVTLYSVMRGAMSRIIDYQRVELHSVSEVAVVGPVVEPLIHTLAELLDNATRYSPPHTRVHLTAVEVQSGIAVEIEDGGLSMSEEARSRAEKMLAQAQSGIDLNDLGETPRLGLAVVGRLAQAYGFQVSLRSSAYGGVRAVVIVPQHLITTASSATGLAHGIGSSSGPRAVAATPREHPFDRSSAGVGSPAPRPAPAPGPAPVAAAQPEAGARTANGLPQRRRKDRVTTADARPAAEPRSADDGGPGMWLEAFHSGLSGTPGHDVPGTEGTSGSATKGA, from the coding sequence ATGCTGCCCGCGATCGCGGTCGTGGCCGCCGCCTGCCTGGTAGGGGCGCTCGCCTCCTCCTCGGGACCGCTCGGCACCGCCTTGATCGCCGTAGGCGCCGTGTGCACCGCAGCGGTCCTCGTAGAGGTTCGGCGGCGCGGCCGCGCGCTCGCCGCCGGACGCGCCCAGGTCGCGGCTCTCCAGCACGCCCTGGCCCGGCAGGAGACCGAGGCGGCCCGGCTGTCCCGGTCGGTGCTGCCCGAGGCCATCGAGCGGCTGCGCAAGGGCGAGCCGGCCGAGGAGGTCCTGACCGCCCTGGGCGGTCGCGGCGGCCACGGCAGCCGCTGGGGCGACGACGAGGCCCTGACCCCGCGCTTCAGAGCCGCCCTCCAGGCCGTGCTGGCCCACGTCGTCGACGCGGTCGACAACGAGGAGAGCCTGCGCGACTCGGCGCAGCGGGCCTTCGTGAACGTCGCCCGGCGCGTGCAGGCGATCGTCCATCAGCAGGCCCACGAGATGCGCGAGATGGAGGACCGGCACGGGAGCAACCCGGACGTGTTCGGCGACCTGCTGCGGCTCGACCACGGCACCGCGCTGATCGGCCGGCTCGCCGACTCCATCTCGGTCCTCGGCGGCGCGCGCCCCGGCCGGCAGTGGAGCCGGGCCGTCACCCTGTACAGCGTGATGCGCGGAGCGATGTCGAGGATCATCGACTACCAGCGGGTGGAGCTGCACTCGGTCTCCGAGGTCGCCGTCGTCGGTCCCGTCGTGGAACCGCTGATCCACACCCTGGCGGAGCTGCTGGACAACGCCACCCGGTACTCGCCGCCGCACACCCGGGTCCACCTCACGGCCGTCGAGGTGCAGTCGGGCATCGCCGTGGAGATCGAGGACGGCGGCCTGAGCATGAGCGAGGAGGCCCGCAGCCGGGCGGAGAAGATGCTCGCCCAGGCGCAGTCCGGCATCGACCTCAACGACCTGGGCGAGACGCCCAGGCTGGGTCTGGCGGTGGTCGGCCGGCTGGCACAGGCGTACGGATTCCAGGTGTCCCTGCGCTCGTCCGCGTACGGCGGCGTCCGCGCCGTGGTGATCGTGCCGCAGCACCTGATCACCACGGCGTCCTCCGCGACCGGGCTCGCCCACGGCATCGGCTCCTCCTCGGGGCCCAGGGCCGTGGCCGCCACACCGCGTGAGCACCCCTTCGACCGCTCGTCGGCGGGCGTGGGCTCGCCCGCGCCCCGGCCGGCTCCGGCGCCCGGGCCCGCGCCCGTCGCCGCCGCGCAGCCGGAGGCCGGCGCGCGTACCGCGAACGGCCTGCCGCAGCGGCGCCGCAAGGACCGTGTGACCACCGCCGACGCCCGGCCGGCCGCGGAGCCCCGGTCGGCGGACGACGGCGGCCCCGGAATGTGGCTGGAGGCGTTCCACAGCGGACTGTCCGGCACCCCCGGCCACGATGTGCCGGGCACCGAAGGAACGTCGGGTTCAGCGACCAAGGGGGCGTAA
- a CDS encoding roadblock/LC7 domain-containing protein has translation MMTQRISSMDWMLKDLAAGVPQTRHVIVLSADGLCVAQYGAETDTADRLAAACAGLQSLAGAVAAELPRSEGRMRLVVIEMDGGFFYLMAAGDGSYLAVLADEGVDAGLMGAQMRNLVTRMGDHLSSPPRHDGQPA, from the coding sequence ATGATGACTCAGCGAATCAGCAGCATGGACTGGATGCTCAAGGACCTGGCCGCCGGAGTGCCGCAGACGCGGCACGTGATCGTCCTGTCCGCGGACGGGCTCTGCGTGGCGCAGTACGGCGCCGAGACCGACACGGCCGACCGCCTGGCGGCGGCCTGCGCGGGCCTGCAGAGCCTGGCCGGAGCGGTGGCCGCGGAACTGCCCCGCTCGGAGGGCAGGATGCGTCTGGTCGTGATCGAGATGGACGGCGGGTTCTTCTACCTGATGGCCGCCGGCGACGGCTCCTATCTCGCGGTCCTCGCCGACGAGGGCGTGGACGCGGGCCTGATGGGCGCGCAGATGCGCAACCTGGTGACCCGAATGGGGGACCACCTGAGCAGCCCGCCCCGACATGACGGGCAGCCCGCGTGA
- a CDS encoding DUF742 domain-containing protein, which translates to MNEPPTGWEDGSPERLYVITGGRSGPSTAVHLDLVTLVVAKGSARPEMQPEQAAILRMCRSPLSVAEIAAYAGLPVSVVTVLVGDLMAARRVYVRPPVPAAQLPDLALIEAVIDGLQKL; encoded by the coding sequence GTGAATGAGCCGCCCACAGGCTGGGAGGACGGCAGCCCCGAACGGCTCTACGTCATCACCGGCGGACGCAGTGGACCCTCCACCGCCGTCCATCTGGACCTCGTGACCTTAGTCGTGGCCAAAGGGTCCGCCCGGCCCGAGATGCAGCCCGAGCAGGCGGCCATCCTCCGGATGTGCCGGTCACCGCTGTCGGTGGCCGAGATCGCCGCGTACGCGGGCCTGCCCGTGAGCGTCGTCACCGTGCTGGTCGGGGACCTGATGGCCGCTCGCCGCGTGTACGTCCGTCCGCCCGTTCCCGCCGCGCAGCTACCCGACCTTGCTCTGATCGAGGCAGTGATCGATGGACTTCAAAAGCTCTGA
- a CDS encoding GTP-binding protein encodes MDFKSSDPPAGPREADILPQTAAAAVKIVIVGGFGVGKTTMVGAVSEIKPLTTEETMTRAGVGVDDTWGVDRKITTTVAMDFGRISINDELVLYLFGTPGQERFWFLWRGLFEGALGAVVLLDTRRLEISFDVIGRLEERGVPFVVAVNSFPGAPEHPLEELRQALDLPPTVPILVCDARRRDSSRDVLLTLMRYLHSQAATQEAM; translated from the coding sequence ATGGACTTCAAAAGCTCTGACCCGCCCGCCGGGCCACGCGAGGCGGACATACTCCCGCAGACGGCCGCGGCCGCCGTGAAGATCGTCATCGTGGGCGGATTCGGCGTGGGCAAGACGACGATGGTCGGTGCGGTCAGCGAGATCAAGCCGCTGACGACCGAGGAGACGATGACCCGGGCCGGCGTCGGTGTGGACGACACCTGGGGCGTGGACCGCAAGATCACCACCACCGTCGCCATGGACTTCGGCCGCATCAGCATCAACGACGAGCTCGTCCTGTACCTGTTCGGAACACCTGGCCAGGAGCGTTTCTGGTTCCTGTGGCGCGGACTCTTCGAGGGCGCGCTCGGAGCGGTCGTACTCCTCGACACCCGCCGGCTGGAGATCAGCTTCGATGTGATCGGACGGCTGGAGGAGCGGGGCGTCCCCTTCGTCGTGGCCGTCAACTCCTTCCCCGGCGCACCCGAGCATCCGCTGGAGGAACTGCGCCAGGCCCTCGATCTGCCCCCCACCGTCCCGATCCTCGTCTGCGATGCCAGACGGCGGGACTCGTCCCGCGATGTCCTGCTGACCCTCATGCGCTACCTGCACTCCCAGGCAGCCACCCAGGAGGCAATGTGA